The following coding sequences lie in one Listeria ivanovii subsp. londoniensis genomic window:
- a CDS encoding DUF2975 domain-containing protein: MKLKRLQKMSYFLHIALKILSVGSIMMCLAALATKFLNWGNVTINTNQENTDIFAFFHAESFYGSSPEQYAQINESIMLGVVSFSLILLALILWIASMVFKDLANKFIPFSDTEIARLRRISQLLLIYSLVPQMLYAVLHTILIPGYYISFGLNMSFFFAIIFYCLTEIFRYGAFLQKESDETL, translated from the coding sequence TTGAAACTAAAAAGACTACAAAAAATGAGTTACTTTCTGCATATTGCCCTTAAGATTTTATCAGTAGGTTCCATAATGATGTGTTTAGCAGCACTTGCAACAAAATTTTTAAATTGGGGAAATGTAACGATAAATACTAATCAAGAAAATACAGATATTTTTGCTTTTTTTCATGCAGAGTCATTTTATGGCAGCAGCCCAGAACAATATGCACAAATAAATGAATCGATTATGCTTGGTGTTGTATCATTTTCATTGATTTTACTTGCATTAATATTATGGATTGCTAGCATGGTTTTTAAAGATTTGGCAAATAAATTTATTCCATTTAGTGATACCGAAATAGCAAGATTGAGAAGAATATCACAATTATTACTTATTTATTCACTAGTACCTCAAATGTTATATGCAGTGTTACATACGATACTGATTCCTGGCTATTATATTTCTTTTGGTCTTAATATGTCTTTTTTCTTTGCAATTATTTTCTATTGTTTAACAGAAATTTTTCGCTATGGCGCATTTTTGCAAAAAGAATCTGATGAAACTTTATGA
- a CDS encoding helix-turn-helix domain-containing protein, translated as MAIILRLDRIMADRKMSLNQLSKEVGVANVNLSKLKTGKVSAIRFSTLNEICKVLKCQPGDILEYVDD; from the coding sequence ATGGCAATAATATTAAGATTGGATCGAATTATGGCTGACCGTAAGATGTCTTTAAATCAATTATCTAAAGAAGTCGGTGTAGCAAATGTTAACTTATCAAAATTAAAGACTGGTAAAGTAAGCGCGATTCGATTTTCTACATTAAATGAAATATGCAAAGTATTGAAATGCCAACCTGGTGATATTTTAGAATATGTGGATGATTAA